The proteins below are encoded in one region of Erinaceus europaeus chromosome 15, mEriEur2.1, whole genome shotgun sequence:
- the LOC103123964 gene encoding eukaryotic translation initiation factor 3 subunit C isoform X1, protein MSRFFTTGSDSESESSLSGEELVSKPTGGNYGKQPLLLSEDEEDTKRVVRSAKDKRFEELTNLIRTIRNAMKIRDVTKCLEEFELLGKAYGKAKSIVDKEGVPRFYIRILADLEDYLNELWEDKEGKKKMNKNNAKALSTLRQKIRKYNRDFESHITNYKQNPEQSADEDAEKNEEDSEGSSDEDEDDDGVSAAAFLKKKSEAPSGDSRKFLKKMDDEDEDSEDSEDDEDWDTGSTSSDSDSEEEEGKQTVLASRFLKKAPTTEEDKKAAEKKREDKAKKKHDRKSRRLDEEEEDNEGGEWEKVRGGVPLVKEKPKMFAKGTEITHAVVIKKLNEILQARGKKGTDRAVQIELLQLLVQIAAENNLGEGVIIKIKFNIIASLYDYNPNLATYMKPEMWQKCLDCINELMDVLFANPDIFVGENILEESENLHSPDQPLRVRGCILTLVERMDEEFTKIMQNTDPHSQEYVERLKDEAQVCAIIERVQRYLEEKGTTEEICGIYLKRILHTYYKFDYKAHQRQLTPPEGSSKSEQDQAENEGEDSAVLMERLCKYIYAKDRTDRIRTCAILCHIYHHALHSRWYQARDLMLMSHLQDNIQHSDPPVQILYNRTMVQLGICAFRQGLTKDAHNALLDIQSSGRAKELLGQGLLLRSLQERNQEQEKVERRRQVPFHLHINLELLECVYLVSAMLLEIPYMAAHESDARRRMISKQFHHQLRVGERQPLLGPPESMREHVVAASKAMKMGDWKTCHSFIINEKMNGKVWDLFPEADKVRTMLVRKIQEESLRTYLFTYSSVYDSISMETLSDMFELDLPTVHSIISKMIINEELMASLDQPTQTVVMHRTEPTAQQNLALQLAEKLGILVENNERVFDHKQGTYGGYFRDQKDGYRKNEGYMRRGGYRQQQSQAAY, encoded by the exons GCCATTGTTGCTGAGTGAGGATGAAGAAGACACCAAGAGAGTTGTCCGAAGTGCCAAGGACAAGAG GTTTGAGGAGCTGACGAACCTCATCCGGACCATTCGTAATGCCATGAAGATTCGGGATGTCACCAAGTGCCTGGAAGAATTTGAGCTCTTGGGGAAAGCATACGGGAAAGCGAAGAGCATTGTGGACAAAGAAGGTGTCCCCAGGTTCTACATTCGTATTTTGGCTGACCTGGAGGATTATCTTAATGAG CTATGGGAAgacaaggaagggaagaagaagatgaaCAAGAACAATGCCAAGGCCCTGAGCACCCTGCGCCAGAAGATCCGAAAGTACAACCGAGATTTTGAGTCTCACATTACTAATTACAAGCAG AATCCCGAACAGTCTGCAGATGAAGATGCTGAGAAGAACGAGGAGGATTCAGAAG GTTCTTCGGATGAAGATGAGGATGATGATGGAGTGAGTGCTGCAGCTTTCTTGAAGAAGAAATCAGAAGCTCCTTCTGGGGATAGTCGCAAGTTCCTGAAAAAGATGGAT gatGAAGATGAGGACTCAGAAGATTCAGAAGATGATGAAGATTGGGACACCGGTTCCACATCTTCCGATTCAGACTccgaggaggaagaggggaaacaGACTGTGCTGGCTTCAAGATTCCTTAAAAA AGCTCCTACCACAGAGGAGGACAAGAAGGCGGCTGAAAAGAAACGGGAAGACAAGGCCAAGAAGAAGCACGATAGGAAATCCAGACGtctggatgaggaagaggaggataatGAAGGTGGAGAGTGGGAAAAAGTCCGGGGCGGAGTGCCCCTTGTTAAG GAGAAGCCGAAAATGTTCGCCAAGGGAACTGAGATCACTCATGCTGTTGTCATCAAGAAACTGAACGAGATCCTCCAGGCACGAGGCAAGAAGGGAACAGATAG AGCAGTCCAGATTGAATTGCTCCAGCTGCTGGTTCAGATTGCTGCTGAGAACAACCTGGGGGAAGGCGTCATCATCAAGATCAAGTTCAATATTATCGCTTCGCTCTATGATTACAACCCCAACCTGGCTACGTACATGAAG CCGGAAATGTGGCAGAAGTGCCTGGACTGCATCAACGAGCTGATGGACGTCCTATTTGCCAACCCTGACATCTTCGTTGGAGAGAACATTCTGGAGGAGAGCGAGAACCTGCACAGTCCCGACCAG CCTCTGCGTGTCCGTGGCTGTATCCTAACTCTAGTGGAACGAATGGATGAAGAATTTACCAAAATAATGCAAAATACTGATCCTCACTCCCAAG AGTACGTGGAGCGCCTGAAGGACGAGGCGCAGGTGTGCGCCATCATTGAGCGCGTGCAGCGCTACCTGGAGGAGAAGGGCACCACCGAGGAGATCTGCGGCATCTACCTCAAGCGCATCCTCCACACCTACTACAAGTTCGACTACAAGGCCCATCAGCGGCAGCTCACCCCTCCTGAGGGCTCCTCGAAG tcTGAGCAAGACCAGGCAGAAAACGAGGGTGAGGACTCGGCGGTGCTGATGGAGCGACTGTGCAAGTACATCTACGCCAAGGACCGCACGGACCGGATCCGCACATGCGCCATCCTCTGCCACATCTACCACCACGCCCTGCACTCCCGCTGGTACCAGGCCCGCGACCTCATGCTCATGAGCCACCTGCAGGACAACATTCAGCACTCAGACCCTCCGGTGCAG ATCCTGTACAACCGCACCATGGTGCAGCTGGGCATCTGCGCCTTCCGCCAAGGCCTGACCAAGGATGCACACAACGCCTTGCTGGATATCCAGTCAAGCGGGCGGGCCAAGGAACTGCTGGGCCAGGGCCTGCTGCTGCGAAGCCTACAGGAGCGCAACCAAGAGCAGGAGAAGGTGGAGCGGCGCCGCCAGGTGCCCTTCCACCTGCACATCAACCTGGAGCTGCTGGAGTGTGTGTACCTGGTGTCCGCCATGCTGCTGGAGATCCCCTACATGGCAGCCCACGAGAGCGACGCTCGGCGGCGCATGATCAGCAAGCAGTTCCATCACCAGCTGCGAGTGGGCGAGCGACAGCCCTTGCTGG GTCCCCCCGAGTCGATGAGGGAGCATGTGGTGGCTGCTTCCAAGGCAATGAAGATGGGTGACTGGAAGACCTGCCACAGTTTCATCATCAACGAGAAAATGAACGGCAAAGTGTGGGACCTTTTCCCTGAGGCTGACAAAGTCCGCACCATGCTGGTTAG GAAGATCCAGGAGGAGTCACTGCGGACTTACCTGTTCACTTACAGCAGTGTCTATGACTCTATCAG CATGGAGACACTGTCGGACATGTTTGAGCTGGACCTGCCCACCGTGCACTCCATCATCAGCAAGATGATCATCAACGAGGAGCTGATG GCCTCCCTGGACCAGCCCACCCAGACGGTGGTGATGCACCGCACGGAGCCCACTGCCCAGCAGAACCTGGCCCTGCAGCTGGCAGAAAAGCTGGGCATCCTGGTGGAGAACAACGAGCGAGTGTTCGACCACAAGCAGGGCACCTATGGCGGCTACTTCCGAG ACCAGAAGGATGGCTACCGCAAAAACGAGGGCTATATGAGGCGGGGCGGCTACCGCCAGCAGCAGTCCCAGGCCGCCTACTAA
- the LOC103123964 gene encoding eukaryotic translation initiation factor 3 subunit C isoform X2: MSRFFTTGSDSESESSLSGEELVSKPTGGNYGKQPLLLSEDEEDTKRVVRSAKDKRFEELTNLIRTIRNAMKIRDVTKCLEEFELLGKAYGKAKSIVDKEGVPRFYIRILADLEDYLNELWEDKEGKKKMNKNNAKALSTLRQKIRKYNRDFESHITNYKQNPEQSADEDAEKNEEDSEGSSDEDEDDDGVSAAAFLKKKSEAPSGDSRKFLKKMDDEDEDSEDSEDDEDWDTGSTSSDSDSEEEEGKQTVLASRFLKKAPTTEEDKKAAEKKREDKAKKKHDRKSRRLDEEEEDNEGGEWEKVRGGVPLVKKPKMFAKGTEITHAVVIKKLNEILQARGKKGTDRAVQIELLQLLVQIAAENNLGEGVIIKIKFNIIASLYDYNPNLATYMKPEMWQKCLDCINELMDVLFANPDIFVGENILEESENLHSPDQPLRVRGCILTLVERMDEEFTKIMQNTDPHSQEYVERLKDEAQVCAIIERVQRYLEEKGTTEEICGIYLKRILHTYYKFDYKAHQRQLTPPEGSSKSEQDQAENEGEDSAVLMERLCKYIYAKDRTDRIRTCAILCHIYHHALHSRWYQARDLMLMSHLQDNIQHSDPPVQILYNRTMVQLGICAFRQGLTKDAHNALLDIQSSGRAKELLGQGLLLRSLQERNQEQEKVERRRQVPFHLHINLELLECVYLVSAMLLEIPYMAAHESDARRRMISKQFHHQLRVGERQPLLGPPESMREHVVAASKAMKMGDWKTCHSFIINEKMNGKVWDLFPEADKVRTMLVRKIQEESLRTYLFTYSSVYDSISMETLSDMFELDLPTVHSIISKMIINEELMASLDQPTQTVVMHRTEPTAQQNLALQLAEKLGILVENNERVFDHKQGTYGGYFRDQKDGYRKNEGYMRRGGYRQQQSQAAY; this comes from the exons GCCATTGTTGCTGAGTGAGGATGAAGAAGACACCAAGAGAGTTGTCCGAAGTGCCAAGGACAAGAG GTTTGAGGAGCTGACGAACCTCATCCGGACCATTCGTAATGCCATGAAGATTCGGGATGTCACCAAGTGCCTGGAAGAATTTGAGCTCTTGGGGAAAGCATACGGGAAAGCGAAGAGCATTGTGGACAAAGAAGGTGTCCCCAGGTTCTACATTCGTATTTTGGCTGACCTGGAGGATTATCTTAATGAG CTATGGGAAgacaaggaagggaagaagaagatgaaCAAGAACAATGCCAAGGCCCTGAGCACCCTGCGCCAGAAGATCCGAAAGTACAACCGAGATTTTGAGTCTCACATTACTAATTACAAGCAG AATCCCGAACAGTCTGCAGATGAAGATGCTGAGAAGAACGAGGAGGATTCAGAAG GTTCTTCGGATGAAGATGAGGATGATGATGGAGTGAGTGCTGCAGCTTTCTTGAAGAAGAAATCAGAAGCTCCTTCTGGGGATAGTCGCAAGTTCCTGAAAAAGATGGAT gatGAAGATGAGGACTCAGAAGATTCAGAAGATGATGAAGATTGGGACACCGGTTCCACATCTTCCGATTCAGACTccgaggaggaagaggggaaacaGACTGTGCTGGCTTCAAGATTCCTTAAAAA AGCTCCTACCACAGAGGAGGACAAGAAGGCGGCTGAAAAGAAACGGGAAGACAAGGCCAAGAAGAAGCACGATAGGAAATCCAGACGtctggatgaggaagaggaggataatGAAGGTGGAGAGTGGGAAAAAGTCCGGGGCGGAGTGCCCCTTGTTAAG AAGCCGAAAATGTTCGCCAAGGGAACTGAGATCACTCATGCTGTTGTCATCAAGAAACTGAACGAGATCCTCCAGGCACGAGGCAAGAAGGGAACAGATAG AGCAGTCCAGATTGAATTGCTCCAGCTGCTGGTTCAGATTGCTGCTGAGAACAACCTGGGGGAAGGCGTCATCATCAAGATCAAGTTCAATATTATCGCTTCGCTCTATGATTACAACCCCAACCTGGCTACGTACATGAAG CCGGAAATGTGGCAGAAGTGCCTGGACTGCATCAACGAGCTGATGGACGTCCTATTTGCCAACCCTGACATCTTCGTTGGAGAGAACATTCTGGAGGAGAGCGAGAACCTGCACAGTCCCGACCAG CCTCTGCGTGTCCGTGGCTGTATCCTAACTCTAGTGGAACGAATGGATGAAGAATTTACCAAAATAATGCAAAATACTGATCCTCACTCCCAAG AGTACGTGGAGCGCCTGAAGGACGAGGCGCAGGTGTGCGCCATCATTGAGCGCGTGCAGCGCTACCTGGAGGAGAAGGGCACCACCGAGGAGATCTGCGGCATCTACCTCAAGCGCATCCTCCACACCTACTACAAGTTCGACTACAAGGCCCATCAGCGGCAGCTCACCCCTCCTGAGGGCTCCTCGAAG tcTGAGCAAGACCAGGCAGAAAACGAGGGTGAGGACTCGGCGGTGCTGATGGAGCGACTGTGCAAGTACATCTACGCCAAGGACCGCACGGACCGGATCCGCACATGCGCCATCCTCTGCCACATCTACCACCACGCCCTGCACTCCCGCTGGTACCAGGCCCGCGACCTCATGCTCATGAGCCACCTGCAGGACAACATTCAGCACTCAGACCCTCCGGTGCAG ATCCTGTACAACCGCACCATGGTGCAGCTGGGCATCTGCGCCTTCCGCCAAGGCCTGACCAAGGATGCACACAACGCCTTGCTGGATATCCAGTCAAGCGGGCGGGCCAAGGAACTGCTGGGCCAGGGCCTGCTGCTGCGAAGCCTACAGGAGCGCAACCAAGAGCAGGAGAAGGTGGAGCGGCGCCGCCAGGTGCCCTTCCACCTGCACATCAACCTGGAGCTGCTGGAGTGTGTGTACCTGGTGTCCGCCATGCTGCTGGAGATCCCCTACATGGCAGCCCACGAGAGCGACGCTCGGCGGCGCATGATCAGCAAGCAGTTCCATCACCAGCTGCGAGTGGGCGAGCGACAGCCCTTGCTGG GTCCCCCCGAGTCGATGAGGGAGCATGTGGTGGCTGCTTCCAAGGCAATGAAGATGGGTGACTGGAAGACCTGCCACAGTTTCATCATCAACGAGAAAATGAACGGCAAAGTGTGGGACCTTTTCCCTGAGGCTGACAAAGTCCGCACCATGCTGGTTAG GAAGATCCAGGAGGAGTCACTGCGGACTTACCTGTTCACTTACAGCAGTGTCTATGACTCTATCAG CATGGAGACACTGTCGGACATGTTTGAGCTGGACCTGCCCACCGTGCACTCCATCATCAGCAAGATGATCATCAACGAGGAGCTGATG GCCTCCCTGGACCAGCCCACCCAGACGGTGGTGATGCACCGCACGGAGCCCACTGCCCAGCAGAACCTGGCCCTGCAGCTGGCAGAAAAGCTGGGCATCCTGGTGGAGAACAACGAGCGAGTGTTCGACCACAAGCAGGGCACCTATGGCGGCTACTTCCGAG ACCAGAAGGATGGCTACCGCAAAAACGAGGGCTATATGAGGCGGGGCGGCTACCGCCAGCAGCAGTCCCAGGCCGCCTACTAA